One window of the Acaryochloris sp. CCMEE 5410 genome contains the following:
- a CDS encoding HAD hydrolase family protein has product MDGTLTVDGKFPAIWVKPYGTYKERFTVVIVTGRSAGWVSGLAHYLPIQGAIAENGGLFFQEPDTPGKVLSDIPGLKDHRAHLANTFRQLQTHFPHLRTTADNAFRITDWTFDNPGFDPADLEQMANLCATAGFDFTYSTVQCHIKPKGQNKQAGLLTVLEHHLPEQYNLDQILTIGDSPNDQDLFDSQVFPHSVGVANLSHYLEQIDHHPQAMTQAAEGLGFIEITQRLLMS; this is encoded by the coding sequence ATGGATGGCACCCTCACCGTCGACGGTAAGTTCCCAGCCATTTGGGTCAAGCCCTATGGGACTTACAAAGAGCGGTTTACAGTTGTGATTGTGACGGGGCGATCGGCGGGTTGGGTCAGCGGCCTTGCCCATTATTTACCGATACAAGGTGCGATCGCAGAAAATGGCGGCCTTTTCTTTCAAGAACCCGACACTCCTGGCAAAGTACTTTCAGACATTCCGGGCCTCAAAGACCATCGTGCTCACTTAGCTAACACCTTTCGTCAACTCCAAACCCATTTCCCTCATCTACGGACCACAGCGGATAACGCCTTTAGAATCACGGATTGGACCTTTGATAATCCTGGCTTTGATCCGGCCGATTTGGAGCAGATGGCCAACCTCTGCGCTACTGCAGGATTTGATTTCACTTACAGTACGGTGCAGTGTCATATCAAACCCAAAGGCCAGAACAAGCAGGCAGGGCTCCTAACGGTCCTAGAACACCATTTACCGGAGCAATATAATTTAGACCAAATTTTGACGATCGGCGATAGTCCGAATGATCAAGACCTATTCGATTCTCAAGTTTTTCCGCACTCCGTCGGCGTTGCCAACTTATCTCACTACCTAGAGCAGATTGACCACCACCCCCAAGCGATGACTCAAGCTGCTGAAGGGTTAGGATTTATCGAAATTACGCAACGATTGCTGATGTCTTAA
- a CDS encoding 2-succinylbenzoate--CoA ligase, whose product MNNASFSFDPVKPSSANLLGSPQAIWQREDWILGLNHQRWLERTQQRQRELQAVMEREGYPRVLLVQSDSLEFLAGLMAACLCECPVFLGNPHWQRSEWQQVLSLVQPHVIWDASQLPPVDIPKPASAKPEEKGWILVPTGGSSGQVRFAIHTWETLTASVEGCQRHFFGGELDAINSCCWLPLYHVSGLMQFMRSLLTYGKLLLLPRHCFSSKTSLRPNIAAFLDPQSQQPHAYFLSLVPTQLQRLLQQGGPRLQWLARFHTILVGGAPAWPALLQAARQHHLRLALTYGMTETAAQVATLDPDQFLLGAAHNGHVLPHAQITVEHQQHQGMLAHHIGQVVIKCTSLCKGYYPQLFAAYHKFSTDDLGYFNDSRELHIVGRLSRKIISGGENVFPEEIEELILTTGMVKDVTVLGQPHPDWGQIITAIVVPAADSFSLIALQTCLKNQLSPFKQPKQWYVWSQLPRNPQGKIDQSQMRKLLQVDQ is encoded by the coding sequence ATGAATAACGCTTCGTTCTCGTTTGATCCAGTTAAGCCGTCCAGTGCTAACTTATTGGGTTCTCCCCAAGCAATTTGGCAAAGGGAAGATTGGATTCTGGGCCTAAATCATCAGCGCTGGTTAGAGCGAACTCAGCAACGACAACGGGAGCTACAAGCGGTGATGGAGCGAGAGGGCTATCCCAGAGTCCTGTTAGTTCAGTCTGATTCGCTAGAGTTTTTAGCTGGATTGATGGCGGCGTGTTTATGTGAATGTCCTGTATTTCTCGGGAATCCCCATTGGCAACGTTCTGAATGGCAACAGGTGTTGTCATTAGTTCAACCCCATGTCATTTGGGATGCCTCTCAGTTGCCTCCGGTAGATATCCCAAAACCAGCCTCAGCTAAGCCAGAAGAAAAGGGATGGATTTTAGTCCCTACCGGGGGCTCATCGGGGCAGGTTCGATTTGCGATTCATACTTGGGAGACTCTAACTGCCTCGGTGGAAGGCTGCCAACGTCATTTTTTCGGTGGTGAATTGGATGCCATCAATTCCTGCTGCTGGTTACCCCTGTATCACGTTAGTGGGTTGATGCAGTTTATGCGATCGCTCCTTACATACGGCAAACTCCTCCTCCTCCCGCGCCACTGTTTCTCTTCCAAGACCTCCTTGAGGCCCAACATTGCGGCTTTCCTGGATCCGCAATCTCAGCAACCCCATGCCTATTTTCTCTCTCTCGTTCCCACCCAACTCCAGCGACTCTTACAACAGGGCGGCCCTCGTTTACAGTGGCTCGCCCGATTTCACACCATTTTGGTGGGGGGTGCACCGGCATGGCCCGCTTTACTTCAGGCGGCGCGTCAGCATCATTTGCGGTTAGCCTTAACCTATGGCATGACAGAAACGGCGGCTCAAGTGGCGACCTTAGATCCCGATCAATTCCTGCTCGGAGCAGCCCACAATGGCCATGTTTTGCCCCACGCTCAAATTACCGTTGAACATCAGCAACATCAGGGCATGTTGGCCCATCACATCGGACAGGTGGTCATTAAATGTACCTCTCTTTGTAAAGGGTATTACCCTCAATTATTTGCCGCTTATCACAAATTTTCCACAGATGATTTGGGATATTTCAATGACTCAAGAGAATTACATATTGTCGGTCGTTTAAGTCGCAAGATTATCTCTGGTGGAGAGAATGTTTTTCCCGAAGAAATAGAAGAATTAATTTTAACTACAGGCATGGTAAAAGATGTGACGGTGTTGGGCCAACCCCATCCCGATTGGGGCCAAATCATTACCGCCATTGTGGTTCCTGCAGCAGACTCTTTTTCCCTAATCGCATTGCAGACTTGTCTGAAGAATCAACTCAGCCCGTTTAAACAACCAAAGCAATGGTATGTCTGGTCTCAGCTGCCCCGTAACCCTCAAGGTAAAATCGACCAATCTCAGATGAGGAAACTACTTCAGGTTGATCAGTAG
- a CDS encoding o-succinylbenzoate synthase has translation MEFSYQTYQRSFQQPLQTRYGQWSIRRGLVVTLEDDAGNIGQGEIAPLSWFGSETWEQAQAYCQQLPRQLTDAHILSIPDRYPACQFGLGSAWEVLHQKSVSAPVFPEICGLLPTGSPALSAASKLWEQGYRTFKWKIGVDVIEQEQAIFQQLIEALPPQALLRLDANGGLTYESVCRWLKLCDQVTDTLRIEYLEQPLLPKQLSAMLSLSQQFQTPLALDESVATLSQLQYCVQQGWNGIFVIKPAICGYPHRLRQFCQAHPIDAVFSSVFESEVGRQACLRLAAELSNPQRAIGFGVRHWLSPDE, from the coding sequence ATGGAATTTTCCTATCAAACCTATCAACGATCGTTTCAACAGCCCTTGCAAACGAGGTATGGGCAGTGGTCGATCCGTCGAGGTTTGGTGGTTACTTTAGAGGATGATGCTGGCAATATTGGCCAAGGTGAAATTGCGCCTTTATCGTGGTTTGGATCTGAGACTTGGGAACAAGCCCAGGCCTATTGTCAGCAACTGCCACGACAGCTAACGGACGCTCACATCTTGTCTATCCCAGATCGCTATCCGGCTTGCCAGTTTGGATTGGGTTCAGCGTGGGAAGTATTACATCAAAAATCCGTATCAGCGCCTGTTTTTCCTGAGATTTGCGGCCTATTGCCCACCGGAAGCCCTGCTTTGTCCGCCGCTTCAAAGCTATGGGAGCAGGGATATCGAACCTTTAAGTGGAAAATTGGGGTGGATGTCATCGAACAGGAACAGGCTATTTTTCAGCAGCTGATTGAAGCTTTGCCACCGCAAGCCTTGCTGCGCTTAGATGCTAATGGTGGACTAACCTATGAGTCTGTCTGTCGTTGGCTGAAGCTATGTGATCAGGTGACGGACACTCTTAGGATTGAATATCTGGAGCAACCGCTACTCCCCAAGCAATTGTCGGCCATGTTGTCCTTAAGTCAGCAGTTTCAAACCCCATTGGCCTTAGATGAGTCGGTGGCAACTCTGTCTCAGCTGCAGTACTGTGTGCAACAAGGATGGAACGGTATTTTTGTGATTAAACCCGCTATCTGTGGTTATCCCCATCGCTTGCGTCAGTTTTGCCAAGCCCATCCGATTGATGCTGTTTTCTCCTCTGTTTTTGAATCAGAGGTGGGACGGCAAGCCTGTCTAAGATTGGCAGCAGAACTATCGAATCCCCAACGAGCCATTGGGTTTGGTGTTCGCCATTGGTTGTCCCCTGATGAATAA
- a CDS encoding helix-turn-helix domain-containing protein, whose product MKQLRAHLGLSQVQIAKNLSISVRQWSGCECGDYLLNIDF is encoded by the coding sequence ATGAAGCAGCTACGGGCTCATTTGGGGTTGTCCCAAGTTCAAATCGCCAAGAATCTTTCTATCTCTGTCAGACAGTGGTCTGGCTGTGAGTGCGGTGATTATTTGCTAAATATAGATTTTTAA
- a CDS encoding TM2 domain-containing protein: MVHWLELKDSVRDSRGRNTPMANNGTAYLLWFFSTFGICGIHRFYLGKPVSGILYFCTFGFLGIGQVVDLFLIPEMVDHKNLKQRLLYSSADVTTQPTIVRDVSTYTQTSPPLDVQF; this comes from the coding sequence ATGGTACATTGGCTAGAATTGAAGGATAGTGTTCGAGACAGCAGAGGTCGTAACACCCCAATGGCTAATAATGGTACTGCCTATCTCCTTTGGTTTTTCTCTACCTTTGGCATCTGTGGAATTCACCGATTCTACCTAGGCAAACCCGTTAGCGGCATTCTCTACTTTTGTACCTTCGGGTTTCTGGGCATTGGTCAAGTGGTCGACCTTTTCCTTATTCCAGAGATGGTTGATCATAAAAATCTCAAGCAAAGATTGCTCTATAGTTCAGCAGATGTCACCACACAACCGACCATTGTCAGAGATGTCAGTACATACACACAAACGAGTCCTCCTTTGGATGTGCAATTCTGA